The DNA sequence CCGGGTCATAGCCGTACCCGTAGTTGTATTCATACTCCCGGCGCGTGACAATGCCGTTGATGAGCAGGCTCATGTTCTTGAATCGCTTTTCCTGGTAGAGCGCTTCGATGTTTTTCAGGTATACTTTATTCGTATACAGGTGCCGGAGCAGATAGAGCGTGATGTTAGCCTGCGCGGCAATGCTGAACGCATCACTCACCAGGCCCACGGGGGGCGTATCGGCAATGACCACGTCAAAGCCTTCGCGCAGGGCGGCAAACAACTCCCCTATTCGCTTACCGCTCAATAGTTCGGAGGGGTTGGGCGGCAGCGGCCCGCAGGGAATAAAAAACAGGTCAGGATAACCTTCTACCGGCTGAATGATCTCTTCCAGTGTGGCGCGGTTTACCAGAAAGCTCGATAGGCCCTTATCCGTCTTCACGTTTAAGTACTTGTAGAGCTTGGGCCGGCGCATATCGAGTTCGAGCAGCACCACCCGCCGACCCGTGATAGCCATACTAGCCCCCAGATTGAGCGATACGAACGATTTCCCCTCACCACTAATGCTCGACGTAACCAGTATTGTTTGTGGGCCTTCGGCCTCCTCAGCGGTAAAGAAATGAATGTTGGCCCGCAGCGCCCGGATCTGTTCCGAAATAAGCGAGCGGCTCCCAGCCGTAACCTCCATAGGCGACCGAATATCGGCCTGGATCAGTTCACCAATAATGGGTGTGTTCGTCTGCTCTTCGATTTCGGCTTTGCGGCTTATCTTGTTGTTCAGGAAGTCAAGCAGCCACAGCACTACGATGGGAACCAGCAACCCCATAACCAGCGCAAACAAGTAATAGGCGCTCTTACGCGGTTTTATGGGAGTCGCGTCTCCCTTGGGTGTATCGACAACGCGCAGGTCCGATACGGTGGCCGCCAGCGACAGTGCCGTTTCTTCCCGCTTCTGCAATAGATACGTATACAGTCCCCCTTTGATACCCTGCTGTCGGGAGATGTCTAACAATACCCGTTCCTTTTGAGGAATGGTCCGGATCACCGACTCGACCCGCTTGTTGTTGGTAATCATCCGATCCCGGGTGCTGATCAGTACCGTTCTCAAAGACTGGGTATTATCAGCAATGTTGGCCTTGGTCATTCGAATCTGGTTGTCGAGCACTTCCACTACGGTACTGCCTTCGGGTGCGGTACGGATCAGCTTTTCCCGCTGCGCTTCCAGGTCGAAGAGGTTCGTAAGCAGGCCCGTCAGCACTGGACTTTCCAATCCCGGCATAGCGGGGGCCAAGCCGGCTTTCTCGCTTTTACTGGCAATGTACCGTTCTACCTCCTGCAGGGCACCCAGTTGGATGTTTACCTGGTTCAGCTGCGTATCGTTCTCTTTTACTTTTTCCAGAAACACCGATGACTCGGCGCTCAGATCGACAATACCGGCCCGGGTCTTGTAATTCTGAATATCCTTTTCAACGTTCGACAATTCACCCAGAATGATGGACAACCGCCCATTGATGAACTGGAGC is a window from the Spirosoma rigui genome containing:
- a CDS encoding GumC family protein: MKATNQVDQTFGQEYIKFLLTRYAKNWYWFVVAIGISWVITYLVLARIKPVYSTQASILVSASGEEGSSSKEDILRELDIFSSEKNIDDEMEILKSYTLAEKVVNDLGLDVNYSVRGRLRQEDIYRRSPIKVTLITPNRQLFGKAVEVTVAGNRIQIEGVSYPYNRPIQTPLGLILIRKNTDTWEPFSTLLITTADKEAVIKSYVERLKVSQATRMSYVLRVKLEDTSIERATAYINRLIHWYDLSSLEYKNRTASNTLQFINGRLSIILGELSNVEKDIQNYKTRAGIVDLSAESSVFLEKVKENDTQLNQVNIQLGALQEVERYIASKSEKAGLAPAMPGLESPVLTGLLTNLFDLEAQREKLIRTAPEGSTVVEVLDNQIRMTKANIADNTQSLRTVLISTRDRMITNNKRVESVIRTIPQKERVLLDISRQQGIKGGLYTYLLQKREETALSLAATVSDLRVVDTPKGDATPIKPRKSAYYLFALVMGLLVPIVVLWLLDFLNNKISRKAEIEEQTNTPIIGELIQADIRSPMEVTAGSRSLISEQIRALRANIHFFTAEEAEGPQTILVTSSISGEGKSFVSLNLGASMAITGRRVVLLELDMRRPKLYKYLNVKTDKGLSSFLVNRATLEEIIQPVEGYPDLFFIPCGPLPPNPSELLSGKRIGELFAALREGFDVVIADTPPVGLVSDAFSIAAQANITLYLLRHLYTNKVYLKNIEALYQEKRFKNMSLLINGIVTRREYEYNYGYGYDPEYGYGYKAGYHDDDEKPKKNLVKKGFSIFSKFWK